A portion of the Microlunatus phosphovorus NM-1 genome contains these proteins:
- a CDS encoding winged helix DNA-binding domain-containing protein, translating into MRIIDDDERRTRLAQRHRLLPRLRTDDVVQIADDLVALHSTDPVTAMMSPMVRMKHPSLAIIEQVVYEQRALIRHHAMRRTLWLAPPETMRLMNAATSRKLVAPERRRLLTALARHGVADPDAWLDDARAAILDDLRSHGPSTAREIGQRVEAVRLPLHLAPGKSYASIQGAHSRVIVLLGFEGQILRARPSSWITGAYAYVTAQDWLPDGLGELDEEASAIELARRWLRRFGPGTTTDLQWWMGWTLGLTRRALQGCDAVPVQLAAGAGWIAADEDPVEDDEPWVALLPALDPTTMGWKQRAWYLPDAAAEAFDSVGNGGPTIWVDGRIVGAWAQDKQGQIHLHYFERVAATRRHEIDARVADLKAMVGDTRFSVRFPGDIHARILG; encoded by the coding sequence ATGAGGATCATCGACGACGACGAACGCCGTACGCGGCTGGCTCAGCGGCATCGGTTGCTGCCGCGGCTGCGGACCGACGATGTCGTCCAGATCGCCGACGACCTCGTCGCGCTGCACTCCACGGACCCCGTGACGGCGATGATGTCACCGATGGTGCGGATGAAGCACCCGTCCCTCGCCATCATCGAGCAGGTGGTGTACGAGCAGCGGGCCCTGATCAGGCACCATGCCATGCGCCGCACTCTGTGGCTCGCACCGCCGGAAACGATGCGGCTGATGAACGCCGCCACGAGCCGCAAGCTGGTGGCACCCGAGCGGCGGCGGCTGCTCACCGCCCTCGCCCGACACGGAGTGGCAGATCCCGACGCCTGGCTGGATGACGCGCGAGCGGCCATCCTCGACGACCTCCGCAGTCACGGCCCGAGCACCGCGCGTGAGATCGGCCAGCGGGTCGAGGCTGTCCGACTTCCGCTGCACTTGGCGCCTGGCAAGTCGTACGCGTCCATCCAGGGCGCGCACAGTCGAGTCATCGTCCTGCTCGGGTTCGAGGGGCAGATCCTCCGGGCGCGGCCATCCAGCTGGATCACCGGTGCGTACGCGTACGTGACCGCTCAGGACTGGCTACCCGACGGTCTGGGCGAGCTGGACGAAGAGGCTTCGGCCATCGAGCTCGCCCGCCGCTGGCTGCGCCGCTTCGGTCCCGGCACCACGACCGACCTGCAGTGGTGGATGGGCTGGACACTCGGTCTGACCCGCCGCGCACTTCAGGGCTGCGATGCCGTCCCGGTGCAACTGGCAGCCGGTGCCGGCTGGATTGCCGCCGACGAGGATCCGGTCGAGGACGACGAGCCGTGGGTGGCGCTGCTGCCGGCCCTCGACCCGACCACGATGGGCTGGAAACAGCGCGCCTGGTATCTCCCGGACGCTGCGGCTGAGGCGTTCGACTCCGTCGGCAACGGTGGGCCGACCATCTGGGTCGACGGCCGGATCGTCGGCGCCTGGGCCCAAGACAAACAGGGCCAGATCCACCTGCACTACTTCGAACGGGTTGCTGCCACCCGCCGTCACGAGATCGACGCCCGAGTCGCCGACCTCAAAGCAATGGTGGGCGACACCCGCTTCTCAGTCCGCTTCCCCGGCGACATCCACGCCCGGATCCTCGGTTGA
- a CDS encoding DUF2277 domain-containing protein: MCRNIRQLHNFEPPATSREVHEAALQYVRKIAGTTKPSKANEEAFNEAVHAVAHATQHLLDHLTTTAPPKNREEETLKARARAAKRYATV, encoded by the coding sequence ATGTGCCGGAACATTCGCCAGCTCCACAACTTCGAGCCGCCCGCGACGAGCCGGGAGGTGCATGAGGCAGCCTTGCAGTACGTCCGCAAGATCGCCGGGACGACCAAGCCATCCAAGGCCAACGAAGAGGCGTTCAACGAAGCCGTTCACGCCGTCGCACACGCCACCCAGCATCTGCTCGACCATCTGACGACGACCGCGCCGCCCAAGAACCGCGAAGAGGAAACGCTGAAAGCGCGAGCAAGGGCTGCGAAACGGTACGCCACCGTGTGA
- a CDS encoding response regulator, whose amino-acid sequence MSAVAHASENVRVSARQVLLVEDNQLNQMVAEGMLRLLGYECRSVNDGLQAVAELHTTFYPIVLMDVQMPELDGYEASRRVRAELPDERQPYIIALTANAMAGDAERCRAAGMDDYLAKPLTKTALSAALGRAPSRR is encoded by the coding sequence ATGTCAGCAGTCGCACACGCGTCTGAGAACGTCCGAGTGTCCGCTCGGCAGGTGCTCCTGGTGGAGGACAACCAGCTGAACCAGATGGTCGCCGAAGGCATGCTGCGGCTCCTCGGCTATGAATGTCGGAGCGTGAACGACGGGCTCCAGGCCGTCGCGGAGCTGCACACGACGTTCTATCCGATCGTGCTGATGGATGTGCAGATGCCGGAGCTCGACGGCTACGAGGCCTCTCGTAGAGTTCGCGCTGAGCTGCCGGACGAGCGGCAGCCGTACATCATCGCGCTCACAGCCAATGCCATGGCCGGTGACGCCGAGCGCTGCCGGGCCGCCGGCATGGACGACTATCTGGCCAAGCCGTTGACGAAGACCGCACTGAGTGCGGCGCTGGGTCGTGCGCCGTCCCGGAGGTGA